The genome window GATGTCCTTATCCTGCTGAATGCAGGCATCTCAGTGATTACCACAATGAATGTACAGCATCTCGAAAGTCTGAATGATGCCGTTGAACATATTACCGGTGTTCGTGTCCGCGAGACCGTACCCGATCGGATCATTCAGATGGCGGATGAGGTGCAGCTGATTGATGTGGCGCCCCAGGCCTTGCGGCAGCGCATGAGGGAGGGTAAAATCTATGCAACTGCCAAGGTCGAGCAAGCTCTTGCGAATTTCTTCAAAATCGGTAATCTGATTGCCTTGCGTGAACTTGCCCTGCGCGAACTGGCGGATGACGTGGATGAAAGGCTTGAAGCACAACAGGCCAAATTCACACTTCGAGGACCTTGGCGCAGACAGGAAGCGGTCTTTGTATGTGTAAGCAGTGATCGTCATGCCGAGCGGCTAATTCGGCGTGGATTCCGCATGGCTTATCGTCTAAAAGCCATCTGGCACGTACATCATATCCACATCGGTGAATCCATGAGTGCCGAAGTGAAGTGCCATCTGGACGCGTTGGAGCAACTGACGATTCGGCTTGGCGGTCAATTTCATATCCATCACAGTCCAAGGTTGCGCGAAGTACCTGAGATTTTGGCAAGAAAGGCATCGGAGGCGAGAGCAACCCAGTTGGTGGTCGGGCAGGCAAGACGGGTGTGGTGGCTGAATGGCTACCGCGGCTCAGGTTCGGTGGTCAACCGACTTGTACGGTTGTCGCGGCATCTGGATGTATTAATCGTTGCAGATTACGATGAGGAACGGAGCGGGATGTGAATAGATGATGTCTGAACGAATAAAAAAAGAAATGCAGGCATCCCATGGAAAACGGGTTCCGGCATATGTATGGGTGACCCTCGGGGTGACGCTGCTAACTTTGCTGCTTCATGCCATTGGCATGAGTGTTGATCTGGTTAACGTAGCGCTTGTATACCTGTTCCCCGTTCTGGTGAGTGCTGTGTATTGGGGAATGGGTCCCGCTGTATATGCCGCGAGTTTTAGTGTCATTATGTTTGACTTCTTTTTTGTACCGCCATATCTGAGCTTTACGGTCGAGGATTTGAGATATCTCATCTCTTTTGTCGTGTATCTTGCGGTGGCGATCCTGACAGCAAGTCTTGCAGGTCGGTTGCGACAACAACTGGAGATGGTAAAAGCACGTGAAGCCACAACTAACTCCCTGTACGCATTGAGTCGTCAGATGACAGCCATTACCGATCTGAATACGCTACAGGTGAATATAGCAACCCAGGTTTCGCTCACCTTGGGCAAACCAGCAGCGGTGTATCTTCCCGATGGTCAGGGGGACCTACTGGTTACAAGCTCTTCTTCACCCGTATCAGAAGGGGAGAAGGATAACTGGGGGGATGGAGAGTCGGAGATTGCCATTGCAAAATGGGTGTATCATCACGGACAGATCGCAGGTAAGGGATCATCCACTTTGCGGGAATCTCCCGGGCTATATGTACCTCTGCGCACAGAGGAGCAGATACATGGCGTGCTCGCCGTGAGCATGGAAGCTGGTGAGGTTCATGAGCAACAAGAACAGCTTCTTTTGTTGGAGGCATGCGGTGGACTGGCCGCAGGTGCCATTGCTCGAGTGAAGCTGGCGGAAGAGGCCCGGTTGGCGCAGATCACTGCCGAATCGGAGCGCATACGTACAGCGCTACTGGACTCTGTCTCTCATGAATTGCGTACGCCCTTAACTGCCATTATCGGCTCGGCTACGGGATTGTTGGAGAATGATACTCTTTTTACACCCGAGGATCGGAGAGAATTAACAGGCAACATTCGGGATGGGGCCTTGCGCATGAATCGTCTCGTCACGAATCTGCTGGGTATGGTTCGGCTGGAGAGCGGCATGTTGCAACTGAACCGGAAATGGTGTGACGTGGGAGACATAATTAGCGTTGTACTGACACAAGTTCGGGAATTCAGTCCGCATCACAACATTCAAGTTGAACTGCCTGATGATCCGGCCTTCATCTACGGAGATGAAGTCTTGCTGGAGCAGGTGCTGGTCAATATCGTCAGCAACGCCATCAAATATTCGCCTGATGAGAGCCAGATTATCATCACTGTGACGAGTAATAAGAGTCCAAGTCAATTGACGATCCAGGTAGATGATCAAGGTGTCGGTATACCGGAAGCGGAAAGAATACGTATATTTGATAAGTTCTATCGCTCAGAGTCTACTCGGCATGTGACAGGAACAGGGCTTGGTCTGGCGATCTGCAAAGGCATTGTGGAAGTCCACGGAGGTACCATTGTGGCAGAGCCGAATCCGGGCGGGGGAACGAGAATGCGCATAGAACTCCCCATGGAGGCCCACGGATCGCGGTTTCCCTATTCAGAACAAGGAGAGGTTGAAGAATAAGATGAATGCACCACTAGGGGCTCGCATACTGGTGATCGATGATGAGCCGCAGATTCGCAAATTGCTCAAGGTCACTCTTCAGGCACATCAATTCGAACTCCACGAGTGTGGGGAGGGCGCAGAGGGTGTTATTCAGGCGAGTATTGTACATCCGGATCTGATCATCCTTGATCTGGGTTTGCCAGGCATGTCTGGTATGGAGGTACTTCGCCGCATTCGCGAATGGTCACAAGTGCCCATTATCGTGCTGACAGCGAAGGATCAGGAGGGAGACAAAATTGCCGCGTTGGATGGTGGTGCAGATGATTATGTGACCAAACCATTCGGGATGGGTGAGTTGGTCGCCCGTATTCGGGTGGCGCTGCGTCATGTAGCCAAAACGACGGATGAGCCGATACTGCGCTTCGGATCACTCACAATTGATCTGGCCCAAAGG of Paenibacillus sp. FSL R5-0517 contains these proteins:
- a CDS encoding response regulator, producing the protein MNAPLGARILVIDDEPQIRKLLKVTLQAHQFELHECGEGAEGVIQASIVHPDLIILDLGLPGMSGMEVLRRIREWSQVPIIVLTAKDQEGDKIAALDGGADDYVTKPFGMGELVARIRVALRHVAKTTDEPILRFGSLTIDLAQRQVELEGTLVKLTPTEYEMLKVLASNAGKIITQRQLLQQVWGGHHHESDSHYLRVYVGHLRKKLNEDPTKPRFIQTEPGIGYRFLLPAE
- a CDS encoding ATP-binding protein, giving the protein MMSERIKKEMQASHGKRVPAYVWVTLGVTLLTLLLHAIGMSVDLVNVALVYLFPVLVSAVYWGMGPAVYAASFSVIMFDFFFVPPYLSFTVEDLRYLISFVVYLAVAILTASLAGRLRQQLEMVKAREATTNSLYALSRQMTAITDLNTLQVNIATQVSLTLGKPAAVYLPDGQGDLLVTSSSSPVSEGEKDNWGDGESEIAIAKWVYHHGQIAGKGSSTLRESPGLYVPLRTEEQIHGVLAVSMEAGEVHEQQEQLLLLEACGGLAAGAIARVKLAEEARLAQITAESERIRTALLDSVSHELRTPLTAIIGSATGLLENDTLFTPEDRRELTGNIRDGALRMNRLVTNLLGMVRLESGMLQLNRKWCDVGDIISVVLTQVREFSPHHNIQVELPDDPAFIYGDEVLLEQVLVNIVSNAIKYSPDESQIIITVTSNKSPSQLTIQVDDQGVGIPEAERIRIFDKFYRSESTRHVTGTGLGLAICKGIVEVHGGTIVAEPNPGGGTRMRIELPMEAHGSRFPYSEQGEVEE